One window of Armatimonadota bacterium genomic DNA carries:
- a CDS encoding RbsD/FucU domain-containing protein — protein MLKGIPPIISPELMHVLLSMGHGDELVLADGNFPAATHARRLVRLPGHGVPPVLEAVLRFFPLDTYADDHAVVMSVVPGDPTVPVIWDQYRRLLAAAEGREIKLTEIERMAFYERAGRAFAVVATSESALYANLILKKGVVA, from the coding sequence ATGCTGAAAGGGATTCCGCCCATTATCTCGCCCGAACTGATGCACGTGCTGCTGAGCATGGGCCACGGCGACGAGCTGGTGCTCGCCGACGGCAACTTCCCGGCGGCCACGCACGCGCGGCGGCTGGTGCGGCTGCCCGGCCACGGCGTGCCGCCGGTGCTGGAGGCGGTGCTGCGCTTCTTCCCGCTTGACACCTATGCCGACGATCACGCGGTGGTGATGTCGGTGGTCCCCGGTGATCCCACCGTGCCGGTGATCTGGGACCAGTACCGCCGCCTGCTGGCCGCCGCCGAGGGGCGCGAGATCAAGCTCACCGAGATCGAGCGCATGGCGTTCTACGAGCGCGCGGGGCGGGCGTTTGCGGTGGTGGCCACCAGCGAGTCGGCGCTCTACGCCAACCTCATCCTGAAAAAGGGCGTGGTCGCCTGA
- a CDS encoding heavy metal-binding domain-containing protein has protein sequence MVITTTPSIEGHPIKAYHGVVCGEAILGANIMRDFFASITDIVGGRAAAYEHELGRARQIAFDEMSHQAAALGGNAVVGVDVDYEVVRDGMLMVSVSGTAVTIE, from the coding sequence ATGGTCATCACCACCACCCCCAGCATTGAGGGGCATCCCATCAAGGCCTACCACGGCGTCGTCTGCGGCGAGGCGATCCTGGGCGCCAACATCATGCGCGATTTCTTCGCCAGCATCACCGACATCGTCGGCGGGCGCGCCGCCGCCTACGAGCACGAGCTAGGGCGCGCGCGCCAGATCGCCTTCGACGAGATGTCCCACCAGGCTGCGGCGCTGGGCGGCAACGCCGTCGTCGGGGTTGACGTAGATTACGAGGTCGTGCGCGACGGCATGCTTATGGTGAGCGTCAGCGGCACCGCTGTCACTATCGAGTAG